The proteins below come from a single Arthrobacter caoxuetaonis genomic window:
- a CDS encoding 3'-5' exonuclease, which translates to MTNPLPMSARNTVPGLDFVAIDFETANSKRASVCQIGIAKIRNGVVTHQSAEFVMPPPGFQNFGHWNIKVHGITRRMVDGAPGWEDILPRLIKFTGDLPLVGHNVSVEKSVIVQASEALGIIPPEFEYLCTQKLARYRLPDAPSYKLDSLITLLDLPGFTHHDAGEDAVACANVAIHLAKETGISNIRELFPPARRMASNYLWEAS; encoded by the coding sequence GTGACCAACCCCCTGCCGATGAGCGCCAGGAACACTGTTCCCGGCCTCGATTTCGTTGCCATCGACTTCGAAACGGCCAACTCCAAACGCGCCTCCGTCTGCCAGATCGGCATTGCCAAGATCCGCAACGGCGTGGTCACGCACCAGTCCGCCGAATTCGTCATGCCTCCGCCGGGCTTCCAGAACTTCGGGCACTGGAACATCAAGGTCCACGGCATCACCCGCCGCATGGTCGACGGCGCCCCCGGATGGGAAGATATCCTGCCGCGGCTGATCAAATTCACCGGCGACCTTCCCCTGGTCGGCCACAACGTCTCCGTCGAGAAGTCAGTCATCGTCCAGGCCTCCGAAGCTCTGGGCATCATCCCGCCGGAATTCGAGTACCTGTGCACACAGAAGCTTGCCCGGTACCGGCTCCCGGACGCGCCCTCCTACAAGCTCGACAGCCTCATCACACTGCTGGACCTGCCCGGCTTCACCCACCACGACGCCGGCGAGGACGCGGTGGCCTGCGCCAACGTCGCCATCCACCTGGCGAAGGAAACGGGCATCAGCAACATCCGTGAACTCTTTCCCCCTGCCCGCAGGATGGCATCCAACTATCTCTGGGAGGCATCATGA
- a CDS encoding PspA/IM30 family protein, with protein MAKQSIFGRIAQLTKANINSLLDQAEDPGKMLDQMVRDYTVSISEAESAVAQTIGNLRMLQDDRAEDLAEATNWGNKALAASRKADEFRAAGREGDAAKFDNLAKVAIERQIASEKEASSVEPTIVSQEEVVERLKTGLNQMKGKLGELSRKRDELVARSRNAEAQNRMHEAIKSVGILDATSEVSRFEEKIRREEAKVRGANELAASSLDAQFEALEDLGEQTEVEARLALLKAGRAGAIGS; from the coding sequence ATGGCGAAACAGTCCATCTTCGGCCGCATTGCCCAGCTGACGAAGGCCAACATCAACTCCCTGCTGGACCAGGCAGAGGACCCGGGCAAGATGCTGGACCAGATGGTGCGCGACTACACCGTGAGCATCAGCGAAGCCGAAAGTGCCGTCGCCCAGACGATCGGCAACCTGCGGATGCTCCAGGACGACCGTGCCGAGGACCTCGCCGAAGCCACAAACTGGGGCAACAAGGCGCTGGCCGCGTCCCGCAAGGCGGACGAATTCCGTGCCGCCGGCCGTGAAGGCGATGCCGCCAAGTTCGACAACCTGGCCAAGGTCGCCATCGAACGCCAGATCGCCTCCGAGAAGGAAGCGTCCTCCGTCGAACCCACGATCGTCTCCCAGGAGGAAGTCGTCGAACGGCTGAAGACGGGCCTGAACCAGATGAAGGGCAAGCTCGGAGAGCTGAGCCGCAAGCGCGACGAGCTCGTCGCCCGCTCCCGCAACGCCGAAGCCCAGAACCGGATGCACGAAGCCATCAAGAGCGTCGGCATCCTGGACGCCACCTCGGAGGTATCCCGTTTCGAGGAGAAGATCCGCCGGGAAGAAGCAAAGGTCCGCGGCGCCAACGAACTCGCAGCCTCCAGCCTGGACGCACAGTTCGAGGCGCTTGAAGACCTCGGCGAGCAGACCGAAGTGGAAGCACGCCTTGCCCTGCTGAAGGCCGGACGCGCAGGAGCCATCGGAAGCTAG
- a CDS encoding antitoxin Xre/MbcA/ParS toxin-binding domain-containing protein produces MATSRVPSRRSVAVGSWNPSGAQQRTVLLTESLGGAPAAAELLGVSPGKLSRWMNGAESPGVDAWRTIIDLDYALARAQMIWGREAAVQWILGSNAHLGGARPVDVLRNGGTAEIIDALDAAQSGAF; encoded by the coding sequence ATGGCCACTTCGCGTGTACCCAGCCGCCGGTCCGTTGCCGTCGGGTCCTGGAATCCGTCCGGGGCGCAGCAGCGAACCGTTCTGCTCACTGAATCCCTGGGCGGTGCCCCCGCGGCAGCCGAACTCCTCGGTGTCAGCCCCGGCAAACTGTCCCGCTGGATGAACGGGGCGGAATCACCCGGCGTGGACGCGTGGCGCACCATCATCGACCTCGACTACGCCCTGGCCCGCGCCCAGATGATCTGGGGCAGGGAAGCGGCCGTCCAGTGGATCCTGGGATCGAATGCGCACCTTGGCGGAGCCCGCCCCGTCGACGTCCTCAGGAACGGCGGGACAGCAGAGATCATCGACGCACTCGACGCCGCACAGTCCGGCGCCTTCTAA
- a CDS encoding TM2 domain-containing protein: protein MADEFGPFPVPVAELKNFRTNWVLAAALGPLGIDRFHRGRHITGALKALTLGGAGIWWAADQFSIASGRAVDAQGHPMTGTKPQRILAAALSGVLVAGACTAAAVAALPLASEAGEELSAVIAPPPPQQELLTIASFKVPAGEHTTSEFSANGEEAAFKYTLPGPGYAYLLPAGTATPPKDAEPLFSCFEACTGTVTAVVPAGKYTLLVQTPGEGKISVHQMGVRDPQ from the coding sequence ATGGCAGACGAGTTCGGACCGTTCCCCGTACCGGTTGCCGAACTGAAGAACTTCCGAACCAACTGGGTCCTCGCAGCTGCCCTCGGTCCGCTGGGCATCGACCGGTTCCACCGCGGCCGGCACATCACCGGCGCATTGAAGGCGCTCACCCTCGGCGGCGCCGGTATCTGGTGGGCCGCAGACCAGTTCAGCATCGCCTCCGGCAGGGCCGTGGATGCACAGGGCCACCCCATGACCGGCACGAAGCCGCAGCGCATCCTGGCCGCCGCACTCTCCGGTGTCCTGGTCGCAGGAGCCTGCACCGCCGCAGCCGTGGCCGCCCTTCCCCTGGCCAGCGAAGCCGGGGAGGAACTCTCCGCCGTCATCGCCCCGCCCCCACCTCAGCAGGAGCTGCTCACCATCGCGTCCTTCAAGGTGCCCGCGGGCGAGCACACCACAAGCGAGTTCAGCGCCAACGGTGAGGAGGCAGCGTTCAAATACACGCTCCCCGGCCCCGGCTACGCCTACCTCCTGCCTGCCGGCACCGCCACGCCGCCCAAGGACGCAGAACCGCTCTTCTCCTGTTTTGAAGCATGCACCGGTACGGTCACCGCCGTCGTCCCGGCAGGCAAGTACACGCTCCTGGTCCAGACGCCGGGCGAGGGGAAGATCAGCGTCCACCAGATGGGGGTCCGGGACCCGCAGTAG